The segment CCATGTTCCAGGCCTCTGCAATAGTGCTCAGCTCGCAGCAAGCGGGTGTCGTCCTGGGCAGTTTCAAATCCCCCTCTGTCACCTTCCGACCGCCAGGCTTCTGATATCTTCCGCTGACACTTATCATGGTGTGAGAGGTAAGCTCTTTCCAGGCTTGGGGATGCAACTTTTACTGCATTACTGGTTACTTTTATTGTGACGGTTGCGGTGAGTTGCTGCCCGAAGGCTTGTGGGTGTATCCCGCTCGTGGCTGGGACGCCATCAGGGTAGTCATCCACTGCTGGAGGAATCTTTGCAGGTGGGCTCAAATGTTTTGCTGTCTCATCCGGAGCCTGGATCTGGGGTGTTGGGCTTGACAGGTTCAAAATTGGCTCTTGGAGGTTAGATTTTTTTGTAGTTTTCTCTGCAGAGTCTCTTAGTGTCTCCTGGCGGTGCCCCACTTGTCTAGCCAGTACGCAAATGCTCTCCCATTCAGCATCCCAAGCCTGCTGTATCTGTACGTGATGATCGTGCAACAGTCTTGTCACCACTGCCAGTAACATTTCTGAGCCCAGCGCCATCTTTAGTGGGTACGTGCTTatcaaggttttgtttcttcttgctatctcttctgcttggagagtttcgtaACTCTCGGCTTTgaagtgtgattcaccttatctttcatgcagataaggtggttcatcatactaaattgggttttcttcagAAAGTGGTTTCGGatggaaatattaatcaggaaattgttgttccttctctctgttccaatccttcttctcataaggaacatctgttgcacaacttaaatgttgtgcatgctctaaaattctaccttcaggcgactaaggattttcgccagtcttctgccctgtttgtttgtttctcaggaaagcgtaagggtcagaaggctaccgctacttctcttttcctctggttgagaagtataattcgttttgcttatgagactgttggtcagcagcctcctaagagaattacagtTCACTCCACTGatactttttgcctcggctgaggcctcttttgggaaaaaaggttcttcaagcggtggtgccttgtgtttaggtctgcctgtcttgttctccctccctattcattctgtgtcctcaagcttgggtattggttcccactagtaattggaatgatgttgtggactctccatatcttaggaaagaaaacaaaatttatgcttacctgataaatttctttctttccgggtatatggagagtccacaacccccacccttaattaagagttatttttttactaaacctcagacacctctacacctttgtgttattcctttttccatttcctttcggtcaaatgactggggattatgggtagggaagtgacacttaacagctttgctgggtgctctttgcctcctcctgctggccaggagtgatattcccagtggtaattggaatgacgtcgtggactctccatatctggaaagaaagacatttatcaggtaagcatacattttctttattcAGCACTCTACATTTAAAAAATGAGCTACTTTGCAAATCCACACAACTGTCCCCTTTAAAGTTTAATGAGGCAACAGTAATGAATAGAAGTGCATAGCAACCCCACAGTACCCTTAAAACTACCACTAGCTGTAGGGCTCTGAGGTTCCATTACTTCATCTGAAGCCCTAAAAGTATTGCATGGatgacttaaaagggacatgacacccacattttttatttcatgattcagaaaaagtatgcaatttttaataactttcaaaataacttccattatctaatttgcttcattctcttgatatctgttgccgaaaagcatatctagataggctcagtagctgcttatttgtggctgcacatagatgccttgtgttattggttcacccatgtgtattgctattttgtcaacaaaggatacctaaagaacaaagcaaattagataatagaaataaattggaattatgtttaaaattgtatctgaatcatgaaagaaaaaattggggttttatgtcccttttaatacaagAAAAACTGCACAGTAGTAAGTCAAGAAACATCTTCAGTGAGTTTTCTTAGGGAGACCCTTTTCAAGTTTAATAAACTGACGCTTTATACTAACAGAATACCTGGACACTATTCTCTTACATGATTGACATCTAAGTGCATATATCAGTATCCGTGTGTTATGTAAGATGTAAATAACtatttatatttagtgataatcaattttcttatatgcaaagttaaaggaacataaaactcaaaattaaactttcatgatttagattcagcttttaaatttatttctaaattaaaatttactttgttcttttggtattctttgttaaaaaacatacattGAACCTCAACATAGCATATACAGGACTGGAGTACCCTGTATACAAAACAGTACATTATACAGAGTCAAAGAGTGCATTGTATGTATATTTAGACTTGTGGGTCTTCAGCAGAGCGTGGGAATAACTTCTGTAGAAATATTTTCGGCTGCTGAACCTAAATATTTGTAGAATCTGAACTACCCTTAGCTGATGTTATCGCAGAATGTCAGTATAATCTGTCATGTCAGTGATtgctttactattattatttatgaGAAAACAGATACATAGAATAATGAAATCATTTTGCATATTACAGAGCTGTCAAGTCACTATAAGACAGTGTGGCACACTATATTGAGTATGTTCTCCAGACTACACAATGAATAACCATTTTCTAACTATGAAAAGAGAGTCCTATATGTAATATTGTGGTGTTCTGTTGTGTGATCACTAATAACAGCTCTACATATAATACAAATCTGGGGTTCATTTCCATTAACTACTAATACAATTTCTACtatatactaatttatatattcaaGCATCAAATTATTAAAATGGTTTATGATATAAGAATGGATATTGTACTTCCACTGTGTAAAACCTCTCGAAATTAATAAATATTggttgagaaaaaaaaagaagaaaaaaaaaaaaaaaaagaatggatatTGTAAATTTTAATGCTTGAAAAATGAATATTGATATAAACATAATCTTCTGCCAGAGCATCGCCTACAATTAAAAGCAGGTTGTATATTACAATTAGATGCCTTTATAGGATGTCATCAAACCTAGCAGCACTAGTATTATGTAATTGCAGgttggaagaagaagaaaaaaaaagcaaatacagTTTTTTCAGAAATCATGTTCAGACCAAACTGCATCACCTCTAATGCTAAATCATTACCCAAGCTCAGTCTTTTGCCCCCTCCCTGCTTTTTTTCTAGTTATGGGAATGTGATTTTGTTAAACTTACAGGAGGGGCTAAAGGAGAGAGGAGATCTATCACTAGAAGACATAAAAAAAAGACAGGGTAAATTATGCCAGAGGATGACAGAAGAAAAGCAACCAGCCACAGAATTGAAAAGAGCGGAGGGAGGGAGGGATAGTATAGGAATCACTGCAGAGCAGGGGGAGGGAGCAGAGGAAGGAATCCCCAGAATAACAGAGAGAGGGAACAATACAAGGAACCAGGAGGATTACAGCGGGAGAGGAAAAAAGATAGCAGAAGTGAGGCAGATAGAAGAGGGTACTGAGGGgggaaaggggagaaaaaatacAATATAGATTTAGTCTGAGGAGAGGGGAAGACACAGGTAAGGTTAGCAAGGAAAGGTGAAAAGGCAAAAGAGTGCAGAGGGCATTGTCTGTGGCAACCTGTACTATGAGTTGCCAGAAGTATCCTGGGGTGTCAAGGGGAGATGTAGGGATGAGGGATCCCCCTGGTCTGGAGCAGCGTATAAAAGGGACAGCTATTCTGCACCAGCAGAGACGTTTGAAACAAGCCACGCAGTTTGTGCACAAGGACTCTGCAGATCTGTTGCCTCTGGATCAGCTCCGGAGATTGGGAACAACCAGTAAAGACCTGGTGAGAAAATGGGGAAGAAATGGGAAACAGACAATATGTCACAGGAGCACAGTGTGAGgttaaaacgggggggggggggggggggggatgtaaaatatacaaactaaagtaaaaaaaatctaccactGTACTGTGATattatttataagcattttaactCAAGTCTTCAAGTGTTGCCAACAGGTCAGATATTAACATGAGAACAGGAGGCTCAGTCACAGCAAACGAGCTACTGATCAGCCAACGTAGATACATAAAATCTGGCCCATTCATACTTGAGAACAGGAGTTGAGAAAAACAGATTAATAATATGCAGCTAAAGCACATATCTTTGGGAGAGAATAATGAATATCATAATGGTTCCCAGTGACTGGGTCTATCTCTTGAGGGTAACAGTGCCAAGAAATACAAGGATTGCTAGAGGGTCATATGATTAGGGTAATTAgttaaattagctttaaaaaggTGATGAGGGACCAGTATGGGATTCACATTTCCACAAGAGAAGAACATGTCGCTAATATGTTTGCTTGTGGTTGTGACTACAGCAACCACACAGTGTAATACAGAGACGAATCCTTGGAAGCAGTGTTGACAAGGAGCCCAACAGCTTGGCACAACCTTCTGACCTGGAAGATGAGGGTAAGCAACTACAACACCAAACAAACAAGGAGATAGTGTATCCCCACCTGTGTGATAACAGATCGGATCCACCTCACCTATGTGATGAGGGATCACAAATCATCTGCTTGAATGACGAGAGACCAAAACCACCACATCCATGTGAAGAGACTTTGGGTGGATGGAAGGAAAACATACTGCTTATCCCATGTAAGGTGAGATACATTTATGATAATAAACTAGTAGCTAAACACACCACTAGATAACACAAAACAGCAGCATCATAGAACAGTCATCTCACCTTTCAAATACATTATCTAAACAAAATACCTGTCCTGTTTGCCAGTAAGGGTCAACAAGCcaatatagttattattatagAATTAAGAATCTCATGTTACCATTTTGCAGACCTATGGTGATTTTGTTATGGAGTTACAACATCAAAaacatttttagctttagtgtcatTCTGTATTATTCTTACACCTTATTAGATGCAACATAAAATGTTCAAACACATCTAATTAACACCTCATTCTCTTTAACTCCAATGAAGAAATCAAATCACAACACTAGACATCACAACAATATCATATCTCACATTATCCTGActgaagaaaacatcatttataacACAAACATGTCTTTTTACTTCTAAAACACACTGATGGGCTGATGTTCCATGAAATGTAGTTTAACAAACTTACTTGATTATTATTATTCAGCATCTAGGTCTCCTAGAATATTATGTACGCTAGACTACAGTGTTAAATACTATTTTCAGATGCTTGAACCTTTTGATTGGATGAACAAATGTCTGAAAGGGCACCTTTAGTGACTGGAAATGCTGAAATGTTGATGTTAATTAGCTAAGCATTTTTGGAATACAAAGATGCTCTGAAATATACAATGAAAAGACAAGAAAGCAACTACCCAAACCTACAGCAAAAATGCTGTTTATAACATTTGTCATGGATATAttttacatagatatacatacataaatgcataatgGTTCgtgtgttacgggtaaagtcagatatctgcgtaatcctaggattacccaggtaaaaaggAACATTACCcatgcggctgtgggtaaagcctgaagcactgtaattcccctatctacactattttttttgcctctgccccaatcctctggcatccaccccaagtgaaccttggggaatgaggtttagaaGTGGGTCTTTGTCCCCGTTGAACCCCCAGGCGGagtaaaaaaagatagtgaagatgggggaattacagtgcatcgtatatatgtttaatATGGAGACTCGATAAAGcgcatgcactctgaggggatttatgatcttacatcaggtTTTACCCACAGCCGCACACTAAAatgaatctatgtatatctatgcaAAATAGATCCATGACGAATAAACATTggtgcagtatatatataaatctcaaacatatatatgatgcactgaAATTACCCCTACTTCACTATCTTTTTTCCCTCTGCTCGGGGGGTTTAAGGGGGGCGAAGCCCCCTGTAAACCTCATTCACTTGGGGTACATTCCAGAGGATTGACGGGGCGCTCCCCTTCAacccccccagacggaggcaaaaataaatagtgtagatggggggaattacagtacattgggctttAACCACAGCCACttaggtaatgtctgttttacacaggtaatcctaggattacccggatatcttacccgtaaaatatatacatatatatatatatatatatatatacacacatacacacacatatactacacacacacatatatacatacacacatatctatctatctattgatatacatatatatacatacatatatatacatatatatatatatatatatatatatatatatatatatatacacatacatatatataaatatatacatatatagacatacatatatatatacatacatacatacatatatatatatacacatatacatatatatatacatatatatatatacatatatatatatacacatatacatatatatacatatatatatatatatatacatatatacatacatacatatatatatatacacatatacatatatatacatatatatatatatatatatacatatatacatatatacatacatatatatatatatatatacatatatacatacatatatatatatatatatacatatatacatacatatatatatatatatatacacatacatatatatatatatatatatacacatacatatatatatatatatatatacacatacatatatatatatatatatatacacatacatatatatatacatacatacatatatatatatatatatatatatatacacatacatatatatatacatacatacatatatataaatatatacatatatatatatatatacatatatagacatacatatatatatatacatacatacatatatatatatacatatacatacacacacacacagtcatggccacaatatgggcacccctgcatttctgtcagataatgcaccacttcacccaaaaaattgcaaatgtttaggcattctcgtgtttatttgTTTTGCTTGTATTGgcaaaagtggaggaaaaaaaaaagccaaatcggaCACATTCCAtgtaaaactcaaaaaatggactggacaaaattattggtgacctcaatgtaatatttggcagcacaccccttagaaaaaataactgaaatcaatcgcttcctgtaactatcaatgagtttcttacacctctctactggaattttggaccacttttctttcgccaactgctccaggtctttcAGATTGgaggggttccttttcccaactgctgttttgcaatctttccacaggtgctctatgggattgagatctggactcattgctggccagttcagtactctccagcgctttgtcttaaaccatttctgggtgctttttgacgtgtgctttgggtcattgttctgttgtaagacccataacctctgacgaagacccaactttctgacactgggccctatattggaccacagaattctttggtagtcttccgaTTTCATAATGTGACAACCCCCGAAAGGTCTTGATTTTTTATATTGGAACCCAGTTGCAGCGGAACAGCACTTCCTTACAATCAGGAAAACCTGGATTTGGGAACAGGATCCTGAAAGGTCAGTGGTGGCACGGAGTCCTTTAATAATAAAAGGACAAAGACAGAGACGAAGTCAAAAGAATCCgaagtcagggcaggcagcaggCAAGCAAGGAAACAAGGGCAATCCAAGGTCAGGTACCAGGAAATCTGTATAACAAAATCAGAGTTAACACAGACGAAATACAAGGGAAGAACTCCAGAACCAGGAGGCAAGGAAAATAACCAAGCATTGACTGGGGGGCGTGCTGAGAATTTATAGGGAAACTAAGCCACATGACTGGTCACCTGCCCCCAGTAGGTGGAGCAAGCAGAGTCAATAAGAGGAGGTCAGAGACTTAGCGCCATCTTGGTTTTTCTCACAGTCCCTGGCCTGCTCTCCTCCATCAGACCCCTTCTCCCTTTCTATGCTCAAACGCCGAGTTCATGTGGCGGCCGCCATTTTACTGCAACAACACACTTGCCGCAAAACTCAGTGGCGAGGAGAGGGGAAGACAGTCGTAGGTCGGCGATTGGAGGCCCAGGAGGCAGAGACCGTCACCGCACCACCCCTAGGATACCAACGGAAGCCAGGAGCGGGTAAGTGATCTGCCGTGCCGTGACACATAATGCCACGCACAcaatcaagacatccagtgcctgaagcagcaaagcaaccccaaaacattagtgaagctccaccatgtttgactgtagtcttttctttaaaagcctcatttatttttctgaaaaacagtagaatgatgggctttaccaaaaagctgtaattttgttccgtctgtccacagcacattctcccaaaaggattttggcttcctcaggtaagtttgggCAAACTCCAATCTagtatttttatgtttctgtgtcagcagtggggtcctcctgggtctcctaccatagcgtcccttttcattcagatggcgacgtatagtgcgagctgacacatttgtccCCTGTGCCTTAAGGTCAGCTTAAATttttctggaagttgatcgaggttctttatccaccattcgaacaatcctttgttgcaatctttgataatgttttctctttcgtccagggagattagctacagtgccatgggttgtaaacttcttgacaatgttgcgcacagtggacacagaaacattaagatctctggagatggacttgtaacctttatattgtccatgcttttccacaatttttgttctcaaattctcagacaattctttgctgctctttctcttctccatgctcagtgtggcacacagagacacacaacaga is part of the Bombina bombina isolate aBomBom1 chromosome 6, aBomBom1.pri, whole genome shotgun sequence genome and harbors:
- the NRIP2 gene encoding nuclear receptor-interacting protein 2 isoform X1, whose protein sequence is MSCQKYPGVSRGDVGMRDPPGLEQRIKGTAILHQQRRLKQATQFVHKDSADLLPLDQLRRLGTTSKDLQPHSVIQRRILGSSVDKEPNSLAQPSDLEDEGKQLQHQTNKEIVYPHLCDNRSDPPHLCDEGSQIICLNDERPKPPHPCEETLGGWKENILLIPCKVCTQDVRAKLSIEHQQNFISRSFAERLGFGISLEKGNPEELNVDIELGTERLKGKAVLMDNGVTEFILGLSALVTLKSCIDLDKGVLKTPSQEISFLSPLKRECISART